A single genomic interval of Desulfovibrio sp. harbors:
- a CDS encoding NAD(P)-dependent oxidoreductase, producing the protein MQFGFIGVGLMGGPVCRNLIRGGKSVLVYDLSKDAVERTLAVGTTGKAAAALEDLASCDVLFTSLPLPQHVMGTMCGNKGLYKIMKKGAIHVELSTIDPTTAATLAEEGAQSGVAYIQCTLGKTPAQCEKGEEPMFIGGNQEAIKKLEDVFKIIGIPNYVGTADAACAVKLISNMIGMSNLVILAEGLRLGEKSGMDLNQLLTLLSDTGARSFQMDVRGPWIAQGDFANRFGLDLALKDVRLGCEMARAWGLDLTGIESALAVYKEASASGYGQEDCNAVFKVIK; encoded by the coding sequence ATGCAGTTTGGATTCATCGGCGTGGGCCTCATGGGTGGCCCTGTGTGCCGCAATCTTATTCGTGGCGGCAAGTCAGTTTTGGTATATGACCTTTCCAAAGATGCCGTTGAACGTACCCTGGCAGTCGGGACCACGGGCAAGGCCGCTGCAGCCCTGGAAGACCTGGCTTCCTGCGATGTGCTGTTCACGTCTCTACCGCTGCCGCAGCATGTCATGGGCACCATGTGCGGCAACAAGGGACTATACAAGATCATGAAAAAAGGGGCCATTCATGTGGAGCTTTCCACCATTGACCCCACAACAGCCGCTACCCTGGCTGAAGAAGGCGCGCAGTCCGGCGTGGCCTACATCCAGTGCACCCTGGGCAAAACACCCGCGCAGTGCGAAAAGGGCGAAGAACCCATGTTCATTGGCGGCAATCAGGAAGCCATAAAGAAACTGGAAGACGTGTTCAAAATCATCGGCATTCCCAACTATGTGGGCACTGCCGATGCGGCCTGCGCCGTTAAACTTATCAGCAACATGATTGGCATGAGCAACCTTGTGATCCTGGCCGAAGGTCTTCGCCTGGGCGAAAAGTCCGGTATGGACCTGAACCAGCTGCTCACCCTGCTCAGCGACACCGGCGCGCGCAGCTTCCAGATGGACGTGCGTGGCCCCTGGATCGCTCAGGGCGACTTTGCCAACCGTTTTGGCCTTGATCTGGCTCTTAAAGACGTGCGTCTTGGCTGCGAAATGGCGCGGGCCTGGGGTCTTGACCTGACGGGTATAGAATCGGCCCTGGCTGTTTACAAAGAGGCCAGCGCGTCAGGATATGGTCAGGAAGACTGCAATGCTGTGTTCAAGGTTATCAAGTAG
- the gyrB gene encoding DNA topoisomerase (ATP-hydrolyzing) subunit B, which yields MAPQTPGNGGYNASSITILEGLSAVRKRPAMYIGSTDARGLHHLVYEVVDNAIDEAMAGYCTRVTVILHADNSVTVRDDGRGIPVDIHPKEGVSAVQVVMTKLHAGGKFDNSSYKVSGGLHGVGVSCVNALSEELTVTVRRDGKRYRQHYSRGIPLDELTVISEGVDGHGTTVRFKPDEEIFEVFEYSYDTLKKRFEELAYLNQGLTIECIDERIGETHVFHAEGGIRQFVADLNSGEQGIHPIIFGEGLVDNVTVDFALQYNAGYKENILTFANNIRTKEGGTHLVGFRTALTRAINGYIKGQADLVKKMKNTTLSGDDVREGLTAVISVKLPQPQFEGQTKTKLGNSEIAGLVAGVIYDRLNVFFEENPKDIRLIIDKAVDAARARDAARRAKELVRRKGALSDNALPGKLADCQSKDPAESELFIVEGDSAGGSAKQGRNPKNQAILPLRGKILNTERTRFDKMLANKEVKALITAMGAGIGEEDTDLDKLRYHKIIIMTDADVDGAHIRTLLLTFFFRQYQEMVERGFVYIAQPPLYRAHNSRMEKFIKDDAELNAFLLSRVSEDVTIVASNGREYTGSDLTTFVERLENIEARLSDAEMSGTPRDLFLAMTTYPAQIDPAMLERQDTGFTDWLNERGYMLTLEHEKNEDEEERLFAIFENTGGHQTRRGMEFFSSRLYRITWQLFADLREECGGLDFSLRRKDGDVPAESLAELVRMVLDEARRGLNIQRYKGLGEMNPEQLWVTTMNPENRILLQVSVEDANEASDAFVELMGDRVEPRREFIERNALAVQDLDI from the coding sequence ATGGCTCCCCAAACCCCCGGTAACGGCGGCTACAACGCCTCTTCCATTACCATTCTGGAAGGGCTCTCTGCCGTGCGCAAGCGCCCGGCCATGTATATTGGTTCCACGGACGCGCGCGGCCTGCATCATCTGGTTTACGAAGTGGTCGACAACGCCATTGACGAAGCCATGGCCGGCTACTGCACGCGCGTTACCGTCATTCTGCACGCTGACAACAGCGTGACCGTGCGCGACGACGGCCGCGGCATTCCTGTGGACATCCATCCCAAGGAAGGCGTGTCCGCTGTTCAGGTGGTCATGACAAAGCTGCATGCCGGCGGCAAGTTTGACAACTCCAGCTACAAGGTGTCCGGCGGTCTGCACGGCGTGGGCGTGTCCTGCGTCAACGCGCTTTCCGAAGAACTCACCGTGACCGTGCGCCGTGACGGCAAACGCTATCGCCAGCATTACTCGCGCGGCATTCCCCTGGACGAACTGACGGTCATCAGCGAGGGCGTGGACGGCCACGGCACCACCGTGCGCTTCAAGCCAGATGAGGAAATTTTTGAGGTTTTCGAATATTCCTATGACACGCTCAAAAAGCGCTTTGAAGAGCTGGCCTATCTCAACCAGGGCCTGACCATCGAGTGCATTGACGAGCGCATTGGCGAAACGCACGTTTTTCACGCCGAGGGCGGCATCCGGCAGTTTGTGGCCGACCTCAACTCCGGCGAGCAGGGCATTCATCCCATTATTTTCGGTGAAGGCCTTGTGGACAACGTCACCGTGGATTTCGCCCTGCAGTACAACGCTGGCTACAAGGAAAACATCCTTACCTTTGCCAACAATATCCGCACCAAGGAAGGCGGCACCCACCTTGTGGGCTTCCGCACGGCCCTTACCCGCGCCATCAACGGCTACATCAAGGGACAGGCGGATCTTGTCAAAAAGATGAAAAACACCACCCTGTCCGGCGACGACGTGCGTGAAGGTCTTACGGCCGTCATCAGTGTCAAGCTGCCTCAGCCGCAGTTTGAAGGACAGACCAAGACAAAGCTCGGCAACAGCGAAATAGCCGGGCTTGTGGCTGGCGTCATCTATGACCGCCTCAATGTGTTTTTTGAGGAAAATCCCAAGGATATCCGCCTTATCATCGACAAGGCCGTGGACGCCGCCCGCGCCCGCGACGCCGCCCGCCGCGCCAAGGAGCTTGTGCGTCGCAAGGGTGCGCTTTCGGACAACGCCCTGCCCGGCAAGCTGGCTGACTGCCAGAGCAAGGACCCGGCGGAATCCGAACTCTTTATCGTGGAAGGTGATTCGGCAGGCGGTTCGGCCAAGCAGGGGAGAAATCCCAAGAATCAGGCCATCCTGCCATTGCGCGGCAAGATTCTGAACACCGAGCGCACCCGCTTTGACAAAATGCTGGCCAACAAGGAAGTCAAAGCCCTTATCACGGCCATGGGCGCTGGCATCGGCGAGGAAGACACCGACCTCGACAAGCTGCGCTACCACAAGATTATCATCATGACAGACGCCGACGTGGACGGAGCGCACATCCGCACCCTGCTGCTGACCTTCTTTTTCCGTCAGTATCAGGAAATGGTGGAGCGCGGCTTTGTCTACATCGCCCAGCCTCCGCTGTACCGCGCGCACAACTCGCGCATGGAAAAATTCATCAAGGACGATGCCGAGCTCAACGCCTTTCTGCTTTCCCGCGTGAGCGAAGACGTCACCATCGTGGCGAGCAATGGCCGTGAATATACGGGCAGCGACCTCACGACCTTTGTGGAGCGCCTTGAGAACATCGAGGCGCGCTTGAGCGACGCTGAAATGAGCGGCACCCCGCGCGATCTCTTTCTGGCCATGACCACCTATCCTGCGCAGATTGACCCGGCCATGCTGGAACGGCAGGATACCGGCTTCACGGACTGGCTGAACGAGCGTGGCTATATGCTGACCCTTGAGCACGAAAAGAACGAGGATGAAGAAGAGCGCCTGTTCGCCATATTTGAGAATACCGGTGGTCACCAGACCCGGCGCGGCATGGAATTCTTTTCTTCACGCCTGTACCGCATAACCTGGCAGCTTTTTGCCGATCTGCGCGAGGAGTGCGGCGGTCTTGACTTCAGCCTGCGCCGTAAAGACGGCGACGTGCCCGCAGAAAGCCTTGCCGAGCTTGTGCGCATGGTGCTGGACGAAGCCCGCAGGGGCCTCAACATTCAGCGGTACAAGGGTCTTGGTGAAATGAACCCCGAACAGCTCTGGGTTACCACCATGAATCCTGAAAACCGCATTCTTCTGCAGGTTTCTGTGGAAGATGCCAACGAGGCCTCGGACGCCTTTGTGGAACTTATGGGCGACAGGGTAGAGCCACGCCGCGAGTTTATCGAGCGTAATGCCCTGGCTGTTCAGGACCTAGATATTTAA
- a CDS encoding peptidoglycan DD-metalloendopeptidase family protein has translation MKRLWLIGVLLLVLLGVVLARHAGVPSFISGTGAAPQQEQTTTADSGSAGENAPAPDGARASGTETDAASHQDSAAHDSSSPEKTDGASTADPATGPATGPITGPITGQATGKAAEGATGADVAAEAAAKAAGPTAANGTEAANGAAAADSADAADSADAADSADAADAADTGAAPGEAVIRGTFEKGDTVSKVLESAGGQGVQQYVSAARQVFSMRSFREGQPYLVVTDKESGQVKRFEYEIDSRRRLVVEGRENPAARVEPIEYVVLLSAVEGSINDNLFQAVADLGESPQMALKLADLFGSEINFIRDLQSGDSFSVLVEKRYRDSEYKGYGRILAAHFTNKGKTFEAYLFRDGNQRAEYYNRKGENLRKTLLQAPLAFTRISSRFTNSRLHPILNYTRAHHGVDYAAPTGTPVKAVGEGVVTQRGWAGGYGNQIIVKHSASLESMYAHLSGYARGLATGQRVRQGQVIGFVGSTGLATGPHLDFRLRQSGKFIDPTKAINPRGEPVPKRAMAEFEKTVALELAYLKGEKNLSEYAVDSVVPDASVAPVAPVAAPEKPVKKEKSKPVKKSRR, from the coding sequence ATGAAAAGACTATGGTTAATCGGGGTCCTGCTGCTGGTGCTGCTGGGAGTTGTTCTGGCGCGCCATGCCGGGGTGCCCTCTTTTATATCCGGCACAGGCGCTGCGCCGCAACAGGAACAGACCACAACGGCGGACAGCGGATCTGCCGGTGAAAACGCCCCCGCTCCGGATGGGGCCCGGGCTTCCGGGACTGAAACAGACGCCGCATCCCACCAAGATTCCGCTGCTCACGATTCTTCTTCTCCCGAAAAAACAGACGGCGCCAGTACAGCTGACCCTGCAACCGGCCCTGCAACTGGCCCTATAACTGGCCCTATAACTGGGCAGGCAACCGGAAAAGCAGCCGAAGGCGCAACCGGCGCTGACGTTGCTGCCGAGGCAGCCGCCAAAGCCGCTGGCCCTACTGCCGCCAATGGCACAGAAGCCGCCAATGGTGCCGCTGCCGCAGATTCCGCTGATGCCGCAGATTCCGCGGACGCCGCAGATTCCGCAGACGCTGCGGACGCTGCGGACACAGGGGCCGCGCCCGGCGAGGCGGTAATCAGGGGAACTTTTGAAAAAGGCGATACTGTCAGCAAGGTTCTGGAAAGCGCCGGGGGTCAGGGTGTGCAGCAGTATGTCAGCGCCGCCCGCCAGGTTTTTTCCATGCGTTCTTTCCGCGAAGGCCAGCCCTATCTTGTTGTGACCGACAAGGAATCCGGGCAGGTCAAACGCTTTGAATACGAGATAGACAGCCGCCGCCGCCTCGTGGTGGAAGGAAGGGAAAATCCCGCCGCGCGGGTGGAGCCCATCGAGTATGTGGTTCTGCTGAGCGCTGTTGAAGGCAGCATCAACGACAACCTGTTTCAGGCCGTGGCCGACCTTGGCGAAAGCCCGCAGATGGCTCTCAAGCTGGCTGATCTTTTCGGCTCTGAAATCAACTTTATCCGTGATCTGCAATCGGGCGACTCTTTTTCCGTTCTGGTGGAAAAGCGCTACCGTGACAGCGAATACAAGGGCTATGGGCGTATTCTTGCCGCCCACTTCACCAACAAGGGCAAGACCTTTGAAGCCTACCTCTTTCGTGACGGCAATCAGCGGGCCGAATATTATAACCGCAAGGGCGAAAACCTGCGCAAAACCTTGCTTCAGGCTCCTCTGGCCTTCACGCGCATAAGCTCCCGCTTTACAAACAGCCGTTTGCACCCCATATTGAATTATACGCGGGCGCACCACGGCGTGGACTACGCCGCGCCCACGGGAACGCCCGTCAAGGCCGTCGGTGAGGGCGTGGTGACACAGCGCGGCTGGGCCGGAGGCTATGGCAACCAGATCATCGTCAAGCACTCTGCCAGTCTTGAGTCCATGTACGCCCACCTTTCGGGCTATGCGCGGGGATTGGCCACGGGCCAGCGGGTGCGTCAGGGACAGGTCATAGGATTTGTGGGCAGTACGGGCCTGGCCACCGGGCCGCATCTGGATTTCCGGCTTCGTCAGAGCGGCAAGTTCATTGACCCCACCAAGGCCATCAACCCGCGTGGCGAGCCGGTACCCAAAAGGGCCATGGCGGAATTTGAAAAGACGGTGGCCCTGGAACTGGCCTATCTCAAGGGAGAAAAAAATCTCTCGGAATACGCCGTGGACAGTGTGGTGCCAGATGCGTCAGTTGCGCCAGTAGCGCCCGTTGCCGCGCCAGAAAAGCCCGTGAAAAAAGAAAAGAGTAAACCCGTCAAAAAGAGTCGGCGCTGA
- the dnaN gene encoding DNA polymerase III subunit beta, with protein MKLTVNKEQIIEGLLKAVAIIPAKAGAQYLRSIWLKADNGGLSVMSTDANIEFTGCYQAEVAEPGLIGVQGRAFVDLVRQLPSGVLHLSLDEASGNLLIEQGRRSYKLPVSGAEWFQNFSTFPEENTVTWSGDFLQDVLDKVTFCISEDDAMDAIACLCMKPKGNGRIDVCGLNGHQFALVSFTHDELAERLPEEGILIQKKYLQDIKKWLGVDEIELNITEKRLYLRSLGKAETLSLPRAAHQYPDYNIFMSKLASGDMHPMTLERKEAMEALGRILIFNTESDRCTYMDLSASEALLSAQGQDVGSASESLEVTYGGDIKRIAFPTRSLMDVLGHFVSAKIDMMLTGAEGPCGVRGADDPEYTVIIMPMKVSETTYYSEEDV; from the coding sequence ATGAAACTAACTGTGAATAAAGAACAGATCATCGAAGGTCTGCTGAAGGCCGTTGCCATTATTCCCGCCAAGGCAGGGGCGCAGTATCTGCGCTCCATCTGGCTCAAGGCGGATAACGGCGGGCTTTCGGTCATGTCCACGGACGCCAACATCGAGTTCACGGGCTGCTATCAGGCAGAAGTGGCCGAGCCTGGCCTCATTGGCGTGCAGGGCAGAGCCTTTGTGGATCTGGTGCGTCAGCTGCCTTCGGGCGTGCTGCATCTTTCCCTTGACGAGGCGTCGGGCAATCTGCTCATTGAACAGGGCCGCCGCTCCTACAAGCTGCCGGTAAGCGGCGCTGAATGGTTTCAGAATTTTTCCACCTTTCCTGAAGAAAACACCGTGACCTGGTCAGGCGACTTTCTTCAGGACGTGCTGGACAAGGTGACGTTCTGCATCAGCGAGGACGACGCCATGGACGCCATAGCCTGCCTGTGCATGAAGCCCAAGGGCAATGGACGCATCGACGTGTGCGGCCTTAACGGCCACCAGTTCGCCCTTGTGTCCTTTACCCATGACGAGCTTGCCGAGCGCCTGCCCGAAGAGGGCATACTCATCCAGAAGAAGTACCTTCAGGATATCAAGAAATGGCTGGGCGTTGACGAGATTGAACTGAACATCACCGAAAAACGCCTGTACCTGCGCAGCCTCGGCAAGGCCGAGACCCTGAGTCTGCCGCGTGCGGCGCACCAGTACCCCGACTACAACATCTTCATGAGCAAGCTGGCCAGCGGCGACATGCATCCCATGACCCTTGAGCGCAAGGAAGCCATGGAAGCTCTGGGGCGCATACTCATCTTCAATACCGAAAGCGACCGCTGCACCTATATGGATCTTTCCGCCAGCGAAGCCCTGCTTTCCGCCCAGGGGCAGGACGTGGGTTCGGCCAGTGAAAGCCTTGAAGTTACCTATGGCGGCGATATCAAGCGTATCGCCTTTCCCACGCGCAGCCTCATGGATGTGCTCGGACACTTTGTTTCTGCCAAGATAGACATGATGCTCACCGGGGCTGAAGGCCCCTGCGGCGTGCGTGGCGCTGACGACCCCGAGTACACGGTCATCATCATGCCCATGAAGGTTTCCGAAACGACCTACTATAGCGAGGAAGACGTTTAA
- a CDS encoding DnaA ATPase domain-containing protein, translating to MLKNELRDILAEHQAIAGETSWLNSLTLRQEENTLRVVFPHMYFAAWFSRHKRAAFEEALNHHFEELSASPAPQIVYERAAPLAQVVETPMPGSADSGSDSAASEAAREDPFAGFIFNNKNTFPLATAREIAENTESTAYNPFLVCGRSGTGKSHLLQAIAATLGRSTDAARMVCANAARFCTEDTVWAKRPELFWQRYDVLILDDIQDMAGHSGWQGNLVACMDACPGRQENGASPVHQQSGAFTCDTPARKEGRGRAAARMIFACSGHPQTLKTLDERLRSRLESGLVVELMEPDLDVRLRYLQLMCKERRLSLTREQLLFLAQRCSQFRLLQGLMLKVGAYCAVKGRNLTQLDLENIVRTGVAEKMPGCREILSDVAKSLNLKTEDVLGGKRRPDLVLARQIAMYVCRKKLGLSYPELGRAFGGRDHSTVIHSIKKINKLLVSDKRVQALVTELELKTP from the coding sequence ATGCTGAAAAACGAGTTGCGGGACATACTGGCGGAACATCAGGCCATCGCGGGGGAAACCTCCTGGCTGAACAGCCTTACCCTACGCCAGGAAGAAAACACTCTGCGGGTGGTTTTTCCGCACATGTATTTCGCGGCATGGTTCAGCCGCCACAAACGCGCCGCCTTTGAAGAGGCCCTCAACCACCACTTTGAAGAACTGAGCGCAAGCCCGGCTCCGCAAATAGTATATGAACGCGCCGCCCCCCTGGCGCAGGTTGTGGAAACCCCCATGCCCGGCAGCGCGGATTCCGGCTCTGACAGCGCCGCGAGCGAAGCCGCGCGTGAAGACCCTTTTGCCGGATTCATTTTTAACAACAAAAACACCTTTCCTTTGGCCACGGCCAGAGAAATTGCCGAAAACACCGAATCCACGGCCTATAATCCTTTTCTGGTCTGCGGGCGCAGCGGCACGGGCAAAAGCCATCTCCTGCAAGCCATTGCAGCCACGCTGGGGCGCTCCACAGACGCGGCGCGCATGGTCTGCGCCAATGCGGCCCGTTTTTGCACTGAAGACACGGTGTGGGCCAAAAGGCCCGAACTTTTCTGGCAGCGCTATGACGTCCTCATTCTGGACGACATACAGGACATGGCCGGTCACAGCGGCTGGCAGGGCAACCTTGTGGCCTGTATGGACGCCTGCCCCGGCAGACAGGAAAACGGCGCTTCCCCTGTCCACCAGCAGAGCGGCGCCTTCACTTGTGATACGCCTGCGCGTAAAGAAGGAAGGGGCAGAGCCGCCGCCCGCATGATATTTGCCTGTTCCGGCCATCCGCAAACGCTCAAGACGCTGGACGAACGCCTGCGTTCCCGGCTTGAGAGCGGCCTTGTGGTGGAATTGATGGAACCTGATCTTGATGTGCGGCTGCGTTACCTGCAGCTCATGTGCAAGGAGCGCCGCCTGTCCCTTACCCGCGAACAGCTGCTTTTTCTTGCGCAGCGCTGTTCGCAGTTCCGTCTTCTACAGGGGCTCATGCTCAAGGTCGGCGCGTATTGCGCGGTCAAAGGCCGCAATCTGACCCAGCTAGACCTGGAAAATATCGTGCGCACGGGCGTGGCTGAAAAAATGCCGGGCTGCCGCGAAATTCTGTCCGATGTGGCCAAGAGTCTCAATCTCAAGACTGAAGACGTTCTTGGCGGCAAGCGTCGGCCTGATCTGGTGCTGGCCCGGCAGATTGCCATGTACGTCTGCCGTAAAAAACTGGGCCTTTCCTACCCGGAACTGGGCAGGGCTTTTGGCGGACGTGACCATAGTACTGTCATCCATTCCATTAAAAAGATTAACAAACTTCTAGTTAGTGACAAAAGAGTCCAGGCGTTAGTGACAGAACTTGAATTAAAAACACCCTGA
- the larB gene encoding nickel pincer cofactor biosynthesis protein LarB: MSKPQLLKILEQVAAGTLKPEHALEHLGTQAVRDTLHGLTLDPQRALRTSLSEVVLAQGKSDAALLAAVEGLSHHGPVLVSRVNPGQAALLEDRFSVGCYWPDARLFSLGGSLAFARAVQPPWPQEGEVMIVTAGAADIPVALEAYCCLAFWDKNCGLVTDVGVAGLDRLTPHVEALRKAKIIIAVAGMEGALPGVLAGLVCCPVLAVPTAVGYGIGAGGFAALSTMLSTCVPGVATLNIDNGFGAAAFAAKLLNKK; the protein is encoded by the coding sequence ATGTCCAAACCCCAATTACTCAAAATTCTGGAACAGGTGGCCGCAGGCACCCTCAAGCCTGAACACGCTCTGGAACATCTGGGTACGCAGGCTGTGCGGGATACCCTGCACGGGCTTACCCTTGACCCACAGCGCGCCTTGCGCACCAGCCTTTCCGAAGTGGTTCTGGCCCAGGGAAAAAGCGACGCTGCCTTGCTGGCGGCTGTGGAAGGGCTGTCGCATCACGGCCCGGTGCTGGTCAGCCGCGTGAATCCAGGTCAGGCAGCGCTGCTTGAAGATCGCTTTTCCGTGGGCTGTTACTGGCCCGACGCCCGACTTTTTTCCCTTGGCGGTTCCCTGGCATTTGCCAGGGCCGTACAGCCCCCCTGGCCTCAAGAGGGCGAAGTCATGATTGTGACCGCAGGAGCGGCGGATATTCCTGTGGCCCTTGAGGCCTACTGCTGCCTCGCTTTCTGGGACAAAAACTGCGGTCTGGTCACAGACGTGGGCGTGGCCGGTCTTGACAGGCTCACACCCCATGTGGAAGCCCTACGCAAGGCAAAAATCATCATTGCCGTTGCCGGTATGGAAGGCGCGTTGCCAGGAGTGCTGGCTGGCCTTGTTTGCTGCCCGGTTCTGGCAGTGCCCACAGCTGTGGGCTACGGCATCGGAGCAGGGGGGTTTGCCGCCCTTTCAACCATGCTCAGCACATGCGTACCCGGCGTGGCCACCCTCAACATTGATAACGGCTTTGGCGCGGCGGCCTTTGCCGCAAAGCTGCTGAACAAGAAATAG
- a CDS encoding sigma-54 dependent transcriptional regulator, translated as MLTRRLLFLTPAQAVTTVFPPLRDAGYELGIAENLKGASVFIRKSGPGIIFARPSLPGFRVEDLLAVGAEDPNFPPVIVITDRGTAEEAERLMSLGARDYWLEPLDVERIVAVARTVGNGAARKAALPSSTLGGRKPHYVGAAGPRIVGRHPAMTRVLQLARQVAGSRATVLITGESGTGKEMFARYLHAMSKRADKAFVAVNCAALPEHLLESELFGHEKGAFTGAIARKPGKFELADGGTLLLDEISEMDMALQAKLLRVLQEGEIDRVGGTETLKVDVRVLATTNRDLEDWVKQGKFRQDLYFRLNVIPLRLPSLRERSEDVLELAHFFMNMYVREYALPQTVLSQSAMDWLRDYDFPGNVRELQNLMERAVLLANGRPVEPRHFLLENDDWPLFEEDEPQYAPDENSSEHSPDAAWAGQDSAHEADGQAAPFEGSSGSQDALRSLNQSSGDSALVSGGAVIPLHEMERIMILKGLEATSGNRTQAADLLGISVRTLRNKLNEYRAAGHPID; from the coding sequence ATGTTGACGCGCCGTTTACTCTTTCTTACCCCCGCCCAAGCCGTAACAACGGTCTTTCCTCCATTGCGCGACGCCGGATATGAACTTGGTATTGCTGAAAATCTCAAGGGAGCTTCAGTATTTATCCGCAAATCCGGCCCGGGGATCATTTTTGCGCGTCCTTCCCTGCCCGGCTTCAGGGTGGAAGACCTCCTGGCCGTGGGTGCTGAAGACCCCAATTTTCCTCCTGTCATCGTCATTACGGACAGGGGCACTGCCGAGGAGGCCGAACGCCTCATGAGTCTTGGAGCCAGGGACTACTGGCTTGAGCCTCTTGACGTGGAGCGCATTGTGGCCGTGGCACGAACAGTGGGCAACGGGGCGGCCCGCAAGGCGGCTTTGCCCTCCTCCACCCTTGGCGGCCGCAAACCCCATTACGTGGGCGCCGCTGGCCCGCGCATCGTGGGCAGACACCCGGCCATGACCAGGGTTCTGCAACTGGCGCGTCAGGTGGCCGGTTCGCGCGCAACGGTGCTCATTACCGGCGAATCGGGCACAGGCAAGGAAATGTTCGCCCGTTACCTGCACGCCATGAGCAAGCGCGCCGACAAGGCCTTTGTGGCCGTCAACTGCGCCGCCCTGCCGGAGCATCTGCTGGAAAGCGAGCTTTTCGGGCATGAAAAGGGTGCATTTACCGGGGCCATCGCGCGCAAGCCCGGCAAATTCGAGCTTGCCGACGGCGGCACCCTGCTGCTGGACGAAATTTCTGAAATGGACATGGCCCTTCAGGCCAAGCTTTTACGTGTGCTTCAGGAGGGCGAGATCGACCGCGTCGGCGGTACGGAAACCCTCAAGGTGGACGTGCGCGTGCTCGCCACCACCAACCGCGATCTGGAAGACTGGGTCAAACAGGGCAAATTCCGCCAGGATCTGTATTTCAGGTTGAACGTCATTCCCCTGCGCCTGCCTTCACTGCGGGAGCGCAGCGAGGACGTGCTGGAACTGGCCCACTTTTTCATGAACATGTACGTGCGCGAATATGCGTTGCCGCAGACTGTCCTGTCCCAGAGCGCCATGGACTGGCTGCGCGACTACGACTTTCCCGGCAATGTGCGCGAACTGCAAAATCTCATGGAGCGCGCCGTGCTTCTGGCCAACGGCCGCCCGGTGGAACCGCGCCATTTTCTGCTTGAAAATGACGACTGGCCGCTGTTCGAGGAAGACGAGCCCCAATATGCCCCTGACGAAAATAGCAGCGAGCACAGCCCTGACGCCGCCTGGGCGGGTCAGGACAGTGCGCACGAGGCAGATGGTCAGGCAGCCCCGTTTGAGGGCTCCAGCGGCAGCCAGGACGCGCTGAGGAGCCTGAATCAAAGCTCGGGCGACAGTGCCCTGGTGTCAGGCGGCGCGGTCATCCCCCTGCACGAGATGGAGCGCATCATGATTCTCAAGGGGCTGGAGGCCACATCGGGCAACAGGACGCAGGCCGCAGACCTTTTGGGCATTTCGGTGCGTACCTTGCGCAACAAGCTTAACGAATACCGCGCCGCAGGACATCCCATCGACTGA